The following are from one region of the Pseudomonas putida genome:
- a CDS encoding NUDIX hydrolase has protein sequence MAISPNEAAHRAASDRELVTWVDEADQVLGAMPRAELRERGLIGRCTFILLFNSAGELCVHRRTLSKALYPGYWDVAAGGMVTAGEAYADSAARELAEELGIAGVALHFHERFYFDQPDNRLWCAVYSAVSDAPLRLQPEEVSEARFISLEQAEQERLTKPYCPDSLAALQRYRASLG, from the coding sequence ATGGCTATCAGCCCAAACGAGGCCGCCCACCGGGCGGCTTCCGACCGCGAACTGGTCACTTGGGTGGACGAAGCCGACCAGGTGCTGGGCGCCATGCCCCGCGCCGAACTGCGCGAGCGCGGCCTGATCGGGCGTTGCACGTTCATTCTGCTGTTCAACAGTGCTGGTGAACTGTGCGTGCACCGGCGCACCCTGAGCAAGGCGCTGTACCCGGGGTACTGGGACGTGGCGGCGGGTGGCATGGTGACGGCCGGGGAGGCGTATGCCGATTCGGCGGCGCGTGAGCTGGCCGAGGAGCTGGGGATCGCTGGTGTGGCGCTGCATTTTCATGAGCGGTTCTACTTTGACCAGCCGGATAACCGTTTGTGGTGTGCGGTGTATTCGGCGGTGTCGGATGCGCCGTTGCGCTTGCAGCCGGAAGAGGTGAGCGAGGCGAGGTTCATTAGCCTGGAGCAGGCTGAGCAAGAACGCCTGACGAAGCCGTATTGCCCGGACTCCCTTGCGGCGTTGCAGCGCTATAGAGCCAGCCTGGGATAG
- a CDS encoding translation initiation factor Sui1, producing the protein MAKKASSFAALGGLVYSTDAGRHCPDCGQPVDACTCKQQVIPEGDGIARVRRESKGRGGKTVTTVTGVPLPLDQLKELASTLKRRCGTGGALKDGVIEIQGDHVELLIGELTKQGFKAKKSGG; encoded by the coding sequence GTGGCCAAGAAAGCTTCTTCCTTCGCCGCCCTTGGCGGTCTCGTTTACTCCACCGACGCCGGTCGGCACTGCCCCGACTGTGGCCAGCCGGTGGATGCCTGTACCTGCAAGCAGCAGGTCATCCCCGAAGGCGATGGCATCGCCCGTGTGCGCCGCGAAAGCAAGGGGCGCGGCGGCAAGACCGTGACCACCGTCACCGGCGTGCCGCTGCCGCTCGACCAGCTCAAGGAGCTGGCCTCTACCCTCAAGCGCCGCTGTGGTACTGGTGGCGCGCTGAAGGATGGGGTCATCGAGATCCAGGGCGACCATGTCGAGCTGCTGATCGGTGAGCTGACCAAGCAGGGCTTCAAGGCGAAAAAATCCGGCGGCTGA
- the speA gene encoding arginine decarboxylase: MSVRRTRKDDGSQWTVADSRSVYGIRHWGAGYFAINEAGRVEVRPNGPKSAPIDLFEQVDELRQSGLSLPLLVRFPDILQDRVRQLTGAFDANIARLEYQSKYTALYPIKVNQQEAVVENIIATQNVSIGLEAGSKPELLAVLALAPKGGTIVCNGYKDREFIRLALMGQKLGHNVFIVIEKESEVALVIEEAAELKVKPQVGLRVRLSSLASSKWADTGGEKSKFGLSAAQLISVVQRFRDAGLDQGIRLLHFHMGSQIANLADYQHGFKEAIRYYGELRALGLPVDHIDVGGGLGVDYDGTHSRNASSINYDMDDYAGVVVGMLKEFCDAQGLPHPHIFSESGRSLTAHHAMLVIQVTDVEKHNDDVPTIDNKEALPETVQWLVDLLGPTDIEMVTETYWRATHYMGDVAAQYADGKISLAEKALAEQCYFAVCRRLHNSLKARQRSHRQVLDELNDKLADKYICNFSVFQSLPDTWAIGQVLPIIPLHRLDEEPMRRAVLQDLTCDSDGKINQYVDEQSIETSMPVHAVKEGEDYLLGVFLVGAYQEILGDMHNLFGDTDSVNIYQNADGSVYHAGIETHDTIEDMLRYVHLSPEELMTHYRDKVASARITARERTQYLDALRLGLTRSSYLSS, encoded by the coding sequence ATGTCCGTACGACGCACACGCAAAGACGATGGTAGCCAATGGACCGTGGCCGACAGCCGCAGTGTTTATGGCATCCGCCATTGGGGCGCTGGTTATTTCGCCATCAATGAAGCCGGGCGCGTCGAAGTACGCCCCAACGGCCCGAAAAGTGCACCGATCGACCTGTTCGAACAGGTCGACGAACTGCGCCAGAGCGGCTTGTCGCTGCCATTGCTGGTGCGCTTCCCCGACATTCTGCAGGACCGCGTGCGCCAACTGACCGGCGCCTTCGACGCCAACATCGCGCGCCTGGAATACCAGAGCAAGTACACCGCGCTGTACCCGATCAAGGTCAACCAGCAGGAAGCGGTGGTGGAAAACATCATCGCCACGCAGAACGTTTCGATTGGCCTGGAAGCCGGCTCCAAGCCTGAGCTGCTGGCCGTGCTGGCGCTGGCGCCGAAGGGCGGCACCATCGTCTGCAACGGCTACAAGGACCGTGAGTTCATCCGCCTGGCGCTGATGGGCCAGAAGCTTGGCCACAACGTGTTCATCGTCATCGAGAAAGAGTCGGAAGTGGCCCTGGTGATCGAGGAGGCCGCGGAGTTAAAGGTCAAACCACAGGTCGGGCTACGCGTGCGCCTGTCGTCGCTGGCCTCGAGCAAGTGGGCCGACACCGGTGGCGAGAAGTCCAAGTTCGGCTTGTCCGCCGCCCAGCTGATTTCGGTGGTGCAGCGCTTCCGCGATGCCGGCCTGGACCAGGGTATCCGCCTGCTGCACTTCCACATGGGCTCGCAGATTGCCAACCTGGCCGACTACCAGCACGGTTTCAAGGAAGCCATCCGTTACTACGGTGAGCTGCGTGCGTTGGGCCTGCCGGTCGACCATATCGACGTGGGCGGCGGTTTGGGCGTGGACTACGACGGTACCCACTCGCGCAATGCCAGCTCGATCAACTACGACATGGACGACTACGCCGGCGTGGTGGTGGGCATGCTCAAGGAGTTCTGCGACGCGCAGGGCTTGCCGCATCCGCACATCTTCTCCGAGAGCGGCCGTTCGTTGACAGCGCACCACGCCATGCTGGTGATCCAGGTGACCGACGTCGAGAAGCACAACGACGACGTACCGACCATCGACAACAAAGAAGCCCTGCCGGAAACCGTGCAATGGCTGGTCGACCTGCTCGGCCCGACCGACATCGAGATGGTCACCGAGACCTACTGGCGCGCCACCCATTACATGGGTGACGTGGCTGCGCAGTATGCCGATGGCAAGATCAGCCTGGCCGAGAAAGCCCTGGCGGAACAGTGCTACTTCGCCGTGTGCCGCCGCCTGCACAACTCGCTGAAAGCCCGCCAGCGCTCGCACCGCCAGGTGCTGGACGAGCTGAACGACAAGCTGGCCGACAAGTACATCTGCAACTTCTCGGTGTTCCAGAGCCTGCCGGACACCTGGGCCATCGGCCAGGTACTGCCGATCATCCCGCTGCACCGCCTGGACGAAGAGCCAATGCGCCGTGCCGTACTGCAGGACCTGACCTGCGACTCCGACGGCAAGATCAACCAGTACGTCGACGAGCAGAGCATCGAGACCAGCATGCCGGTGCATGCGGTGAAGGAGGGCGAGGACTACCTGCTGGGTGTGTTCCTGGTCGGTGCCTACCAGGAAATCCTTGGTGACATGCACAACCTGTTTGGTGACACCGACTCGGTGAACATCTACCAGAACGCCGATGGTAGCGTGTACCACGCCGGTATCGAGACCCACGACACCATCGAGGACATGCTGCGCTACGTGCACCTGTCGCCGGAGGAGTTGATGACGCACTACCGTGACAAGGTGGCCAGCGCCAGGATCACCGCGCGTGAGCGGACCCAGTACCTGGATGCCTTGCGCCTTGGTCTGACCCGGTCTTCGTACCTGTCGTCATAA
- a CDS encoding transposase: MDRHGNHRLRQGRFSEPGRLYLLTTITCHRRPLFENLWFARSAIRQLWLSDREGSCRSLAWVLMPDHLHWLVELGPASLGKLMCAFKSRSSCALYRKGADRQHIWQPGFYDRALRKEEDIKAAARYIIANPIRAGLVRRAGDYPHWDCVWL, encoded by the coding sequence ATGGATCGTCACGGCAACCATCGTTTGCGCCAAGGGCGCTTTTCAGAGCCAGGCCGGCTCTACCTGCTAACCACCATCACATGTCATCGCCGCCCGTTGTTCGAGAATCTCTGGTTTGCGCGTTCGGCCATTCGGCAGTTGTGGCTGAGTGATCGAGAGGGGAGTTGCCGTTCGCTGGCCTGGGTGTTGATGCCAGACCACCTGCACTGGCTGGTCGAGCTCGGCCCGGCCAGCCTGGGTAAACTCATGTGTGCCTTCAAGTCGCGAAGCAGTTGCGCGCTCTACCGTAAAGGTGCCGATCGACAACACATCTGGCAGCCCGGCTTTTATGACCGGGCCCTGCGCAAGGAGGAGGATATAAAGGCCGCTGCCCGCTATATCATCGCCAACCCCATTCGGGCTGGCCTGGTGCGGCGGGCTGGTGATTATCCTCATTGGGATTGTGTGTGGCTGTGA
- a CDS encoding MATE family efflux transporter has protein sequence MSQLTTDWQHRPTHHKVWALAAPMILSNISVPLVALVDSTVIGHLPHAHQLGAVAVGATLFTFMVGLMGFLRMGSTGFAAQAAGRADGAALRQVLVQGLLLAVAFALLIGLLALPFSQLALHAMQPSEALQQSTEDFFHTRLLGLPAALASYALVGWFLGTQNARAPLAILLTTNLLNIALNLWFVLGLNWGVLGSARASVIAEWSAALLGLALTRPALRAYPGQIAWAALRRWRAWRPLLAVNRDIFLRSLALQLVFLLITVQGARLGEATVAANALLLNGLLLTAYALDGLAHAVEALCGHAIGARDRDTLRRSLVVACGWSLITSLGFAGLFLLGGHLFIDLQTDIESVRAAAYPYLPYLALLPLIAVWSYLLDGLFIGATRAREMRNAMLVSVVIALPLGVLMGSLGNHGLWLAFLGFMALRAVTLGWVGWRLQEKGLWVQ, from the coding sequence ATGTCGCAACTGACCACCGACTGGCAGCACCGCCCCACCCACCACAAGGTCTGGGCCCTGGCCGCGCCGATGATCCTGTCCAATATCTCCGTGCCGCTGGTAGCCCTGGTCGACAGCACCGTCATCGGCCACCTGCCGCACGCCCACCAGCTCGGCGCCGTGGCCGTGGGCGCCACGCTGTTCACTTTCATGGTCGGCCTGATGGGCTTTCTGCGCATGGGTTCCACCGGCTTCGCCGCCCAGGCTGCCGGGCGTGCCGACGGCGCGGCGCTGCGCCAGGTGCTGGTGCAGGGCCTGCTGCTGGCGGTGGCCTTTGCCCTGCTGATCGGCCTGCTCGCCCTGCCCTTCAGCCAGCTGGCGCTGCACGCCATGCAGCCAAGCGAGGCATTGCAGCAATCCACCGAAGACTTCTTCCACACCCGCTTGCTCGGCCTGCCGGCAGCGCTGGCCAGTTATGCGCTGGTCGGCTGGTTCCTCGGCACACAGAACGCACGGGCGCCGCTGGCGATTTTGCTGACCACCAACCTGCTGAACATCGCTCTCAACCTGTGGTTCGTGCTGGGCCTGAACTGGGGCGTGCTGGGCTCGGCACGGGCCTCGGTGATCGCCGAATGGAGCGCCGCGTTGCTCGGCCTTGCCCTGACCCGCCCGGCCCTGCGCGCCTACCCTGGGCAGATCGCCTGGGCAGCACTCAGGCGCTGGCGGGCCTGGCGGCCGCTGCTGGCGGTGAACCGCGACATCTTCCTGCGCAGCCTGGCGCTGCAGCTGGTGTTCCTACTGATCACCGTGCAGGGCGCACGCTTGGGTGAAGCCACGGTGGCGGCCAATGCCCTGCTGCTTAACGGCTTGCTGCTGACTGCCTATGCCCTCGACGGGCTGGCGCATGCAGTGGAGGCCCTGTGCGGGCATGCCATTGGTGCTCGCGACCGCGACACCCTGCGCCGCTCGCTGGTGGTGGCCTGTGGCTGGTCGCTGATCACCAGCCTGGGGTTTGCCGGGTTGTTCCTGCTGGGTGGGCACCTGTTCATCGATTTGCAGACCGACATCGAGAGTGTGCGTGCGGCGGCTTACCCGTACTTGCCGTACCTGGCGTTGCTGCCACTGATTGCGGTGTGGAGTTACTTGCTGGATGGGCTGTTCATCGGCGCGACCCGGGCGCGGGAGATGCGTAACGCAATGTTGGTGTCGGTAGTGATTGCGCTGCCGTTGGGCGTGCTCATGGGTAGCCTTGGCAACCATGGACTGTGGTTGGCCTTCCTCGGGTTCATGGCGTTGCGGGCGGTGACGTTGGGGTGGGTGGGGTGGCGGTTGCAGGAAAAAGGGCTTTGGGTTCAGTGA